One genomic segment of Rhizobium gallicum bv. gallicum R602sp includes these proteins:
- a CDS encoding ABC transporter permease, with product MYYLMTHIRVVAALLIREMSTRFGNKPGGYIWAILDPAAHIAFMSVIFMGIAKLPALGTSFPLFFATGYIAFQFYAAMCSFLNGTIKSNRTLLSYPNVAPIDAIVARYILQAATTVFVAICVLGAITVTVHQAPELYWPAILEAAFAATLLGLGVGIFNTVMFLRFPFYEQVFNIINRPMFLISGVFFLPDGLPGPMREVVLFNPLVHVVMLFRQGFYPQYRAADLDMFYLYSFVFTAIFGGLFVFTNSAAVARGR from the coding sequence TTGTATTACTTGATGACCCATATTCGCGTTGTTGCCGCATTGCTCATCCGCGAAATGTCGACCCGCTTCGGCAACAAGCCTGGGGGATACATATGGGCGATCCTCGACCCTGCGGCCCATATCGCGTTCATGTCCGTGATCTTTATGGGAATCGCAAAATTGCCCGCTCTCGGGACAAGCTTTCCGCTGTTTTTTGCCACCGGCTATATCGCATTCCAGTTTTACGCCGCGATGTGCAGTTTTTTGAACGGCACTATCAAATCTAACCGTACTTTGCTCAGCTATCCAAATGTTGCGCCGATCGATGCGATAGTTGCTCGTTATATCCTGCAGGCTGCTACGACGGTCTTCGTCGCCATCTGTGTTCTCGGCGCGATCACTGTAACAGTACATCAAGCGCCCGAGCTTTATTGGCCGGCGATTTTGGAGGCGGCCTTTGCCGCGACATTGTTGGGCCTCGGTGTCGGCATATTCAACACCGTAATGTTCTTGCGTTTTCCATTCTATGAACAGGTCTTCAACATCATTAATCGACCGATGTTTCTGATCTCTGGGGTTTTTTTCTTGCCTGACGGACTTCCGGGTCCTATGCGTGAGGTAGTTCTTTTCAATCCTTTAGTTCATGTCGTCATGCTGTTCCGCCAAGGGTTCTACCCGCAATATCGCGCGGCGGACCTTGACATGTTCTATCTTTATTCTTTCGTCTTTACGGCGATATTCGGCGGACTCTTTGTCTTCACCAATTCCGCAGCGGTAGCGAGAGGCCGATGA